One Siniperca chuatsi isolate FFG_IHB_CAS linkage group LG5, ASM2008510v1, whole genome shotgun sequence DNA window includes the following coding sequences:
- the si:dkey-13n15.2 gene encoding protein transport protein Sec24C, with protein sequence MMDVPTANQSQTPCQPWAGQNGWSPASPQEPPCNPLPSFHHLNLGSPSDQIPCYDHLQASNQGDLTTFSSYNTHLSTIYANNADQSVQRIFPDAHASSIVPAASHGRNIPPCSLPLLNKGTQPCKPQQMPIISPHSPYQAICSPFQPPYTHQDSLNGPQSPHQKHLPISSPSFGQCVNQSPQCTPQPAFERANVESSVGYTHNHAPPSSPIQQQPQWTLSPDSKGTINEFVPNAAVQDRNITPQSPNSESRYGLDPELLPSAVKVIAEDRAEWEGKVFVSEPFSRLPPLATTSCIIEDRGNASPFAIRSASYCVPCEGQTALLSCLPLGALVTPLAKQTAEEKPLPVCKEPECVLGCGWCGASMCPAMGWQDCGQRFYCPFCGKLSEVPWQHYQPTKGVEGVRVDKDKRPELSMGSYEILSSQKGEPAALLLAIDVSASALRGGHLEFATQQILTLLTSLSREDGDAMSDVRVGLMTYDSRIHLYDLSPALSRPHMLVITETEDLQLPVREGLLVSLKNSIECIDSVLQLIPQFSPECDDSSGVPMELPVKAGLAVLQALSCPGKLLIFHTAPLIEMGHAKSSSGFFGSNKPKSIFQPSELAVSLAKECVSQGCGVHLFVLSQQDVGGAWPGHIPYLTGGALYTYNHLQGELDRERFSTDLKRIVETDTGYKAELRIFVSKDLRVSGCYGLFIPGPSPGQVPMATLDWFTTLAVELAHTRALDETRGVAIQAVLSYSTQTGDRRTRVHTLTLRCSHHLQDTFRQYQAQTLLTFYCKKIYCAALERPLQELREELQTEATEALASYRKHCCSASVSAGQLVLPQYLRALPVYINSLRKSEVLLPGLRSSVHQRLQQRCQVLSMDACSTSTHFYPLLLPLPLSVDSSNSPNSEEALRCCAASLEPTGLYLVHAPLTLLLWVGTQVPVCTLVKLFNASCFSSLPSGETKLPVLENPLSVSVRSLINTLNSQTPCARKLWVVKQGDTCEEALQRHLVEDKSPNGGASYADFLYHLHVNSVRLLQ encoded by the exons ATGATGGACGTCcccacagccaatcagagccagACACCCTGTCAGCCGTGGGCGGGCCAGAACGGCTGGTCCCCAGCTTCACCTCAAGAACCCCCCTGCAACCCTCTGCCCAGCTTTCATCATCTCAACCTGGGCTCGCCTTCTGACCAGATACCCTGCTATGACCACCTGCAGGCATCCAACCAGGGCGACCTCACCACCTTTTCATCATACAATACTCATCTCAGCACGATATATGCTAATAATGCTGATCAGAGTGTGCAGCGAATCTTTCCTGATGCTCATGCTTCATCCATAGTTCCAGCTGCAAGCCATGGGAGAAATATACCTCCatgttctctccctcttctgAACAAAGGGACGCAGCCTTGCAAGCCTCAGCAAATGCCAATTATCTCCCCTCACAGCCCTTACCAAGCAATATGTTCTCCTTTCCAGCCTCCGTACACACACCAGGATTCACTAAATGGACCTCAGTCACCACATCAAAAACATCTGCCCATCAGCTCTCCATCATTTGGACAATGTGTAAACCAGAGTCCACAGTGTACACCTCAGCCTGCATTTGAGAGGGCAAATGTGGAGTCCTCTGTTGGATACACCCACAATCATGCCCCGCCCTCCTCTCCTATCCAACAGCAACCTCAGTGGACACTTTCACCAGACTCTAAAG GAACCATAAACGAGTTTGTTCCTAATGCAGCTGTACAGGACAGGAACATCACACCACAG tctCCTAACTCTGAGTCTCGTTATGGCCTGGACCCAGAGCTCCTGCCCAGTGCT gtGAAGGTGATTGCAGAGGACAGGGCAGAGTGGGAGGGCAAGGTCTTCGTCTCAGAGCCTTTTTCCCGTCTTCCTCCTCTCGCAACTACTTCCTGTATCATAGAGGACAGGG GTAATGCGAGTCCTTTTGCCATCCGCTCCGCCTCGTACTGTGTGCCCTGTGAAGGTCAGACTGCCCTGCTCAGCTGTCTGCCGCTGGGAGCACTGGTCACCCCTCTGgcaaaacaaactgctgaagAG AAGCCCCTGCCAGTGTGCAAAGAGCCAGAGTGTGTTTTGGGTTGTGGTTGGTGCGGAGCCTCCATGTGCCCGGCGATGGGCTGGCAGGACTGTGGTCAGAGGTTTTACTGCCCCTTCTGTGGTAAACTCAGTGAAG TGCCGTGGCAACACTACCAGCCCACGAAAGGGGTGGAGGGGGTTCGGGTGGATAAAGACAAGAGGCCTGAACTCAGTATGGGGTCATATGAGATCCTCAGTTCTCAGAAG GGTGAACCTGCTGCGCTGCTTCTAGCCATAGATGTCTCTGCCTCAGCACTGAGAGGAGGACATTTGGAGTTTGCAACGCAACAAATACTCACTCTACTCACCTCTCTGTCGAG GGAGGATGGTGATGCCATGTCTGACGTCCGTGTTGGTTTGATGACGTATGACAGCAGGATCCACCTGTACGACCTCAGCCCCGCCCTGTCCCGCCCACACATGCTGGTCATCACAGAGACAGAAGACCTGCAGCTTCCTGTGAGGGAGGGGCTTCTGGTGTCCCTGAAAAACAGTATAGAGTGTATCGACAG tgtgttgcAGCTTATTCCTCAGTTTAGTCCAGAGTGTGATGACTCTAGTGGAGTTCCCATGGAGCTGCCTGTCAAAGCAGGGCTAGCCGTACTGCAG GCCCTGAGTTGTCCTGGCAAGCTGCTGATCTTCCATACTGCCCCTCTGATAGAGATGGGACACGCAAAGTCATCCTCAGGGTTCTTTGGCTCCAACAAACCAAAG TCCATCTTTCAGCCGTCAGAGCTAGCCGTCTCATTGGCCAAGGAGTGCGTCAGTCAGGGCTGCGGTGTTCACCTGTTTGTCCTCTCCCAGCAAGACGTGGGTGGGGCTTGGCCGGGGCACATTCCATATCTAACAGGTGGAGCTCTGTACACCTACAACCACCTCCAG GGAGAATTGGACAGAGAGCGTTTCAGCACTGATCTAAAGAGGATTGTAGAGACGGACACGGGCTACAAGGCTGAGCTCAGGATTTTTGTCAGCAAAG ATTTGCGTGTGTCCGGCTGTTATGGACTTTTTATCCCTGGGCCTAGCCCCGGCCAGGTCCCCATGGCGACTCTTGATTGGTTTACAACACTGGCTGTGGAGCTTGCACACACCAGAGCTCTGGATGAGACGAGAGGTGTAGCCATACAG GCTGTATTGTCTTACAGCAcccagacaggagacaggaggacCAGGGTTCACACTCTGACCCTACGATGCTCACATCACCTACAGGACACTTTCCGGCAGTATCAGGCCCAAACACTACTCACCTTCTACTGCAAAAAAA TTTACTGTGCGGCGTTGGAGCGTCCTCTACAGGAGCTGAGGGAGGAACTGCAGACGGAGGCAACAGAAGCACTGGCATCCTACCgcaaacactgctgctctgcttcaGTGTCTGCTGGACAG CTGGTCCTCCCTCAGTACCTGCGAGCTCTCCCTGTTTATATCAACAGTCTGAGGAAGAGCGAGGTGCTGCTGCCCGGCCTGAGGAGCTCCGTCCACCAGCGGCTGCAGCAGCGTTGCCAGGTGCTCAGCATGGACGCCTGCAGCACCTCCACACACTTCTaccctctgctgctgcctttG CCGCTGTCAGTTGACAGCTCCAACTCTCCAAACTCAGAGGAGGCACTGCGCTGCTGTGCCGCCAGCCTAGAGCCCACAGGTCTGTATTTGGTTCATGCACCCCTCACCCTGCTGCTCTGGGTGGGCACCCAAGTCCCAGTATGCACCCTGGTCAAGCTCTTCAACGCCAGCTGCTTCTCCTCCCTGCCCTCTGGAGAG ACCAAGCTGCCAGTTCTTGAAAACCCTCTGTCGGTCAGCGTTCGATCCCTCAT